The sequence below is a genomic window from Ipomoea triloba cultivar NCNSP0323 chromosome 2, ASM357664v1.
TCaatcattgttgttgttgttgttgtttcttCTTTTTGGTACTTCTGATTAAGGAAGGAGGTGTGAAGGGTTGATCATCATCTAACATGCACCCTCACTTCATCTATTTCCAATATCTAATTTCCAACATGCAATGTAATCAATCTTTGTTTATTCTGTAATGTAATTTAATGAAAGAGCATTTCAGCTTTTCACTATTCTGGACTTTTTTTTGTCTGTCTGTCTGTGTCCGCGTGACCCGTGATCCATGGAAACCAATAATCATACCACGTGAACATTCAACAACAAATCAaaccaaaaccttttttttttcacaattatCTACCTGGATGCCCCCTACCCACATTCAACACATTTCCTTGGTAAAATGATAGCAGTGCCATAAcctatttaaaacaaaaacaatgtaATGCTTACCAAACACAAGAAGAAATGTATTGGGTCGTTAAGTTTGAGGTTCTACATGAGATGAGATCAACAAGAAAGATAAAAAAGACTCCAATAAATACTATTTAGGTCTACAAAGTCTTTTTTTAGCTCAAAATAAGGGTACCCTCTAGTTTATCCCTTTCCTTTTCGCCTGCCGGCTGCAGCAGgggaaaatgaagagaaaaaggATTAAGAAGGGGTGGGTATGTTGTCTCAAATTGCCTCCTCCATACTCAAGAAAATGGGATCCTCTCGACATCATCGTGGCGACGTGTTCTCTAGACCTCAGCAGCCTTAGGTGAGTTTTCAGGTGTCTTTAGAGAAGAATCAGCAGCAGGAGGAGTCCCACTCCCACCTTTATGCTCCACCACCGCAGCTCGAAACTCTTCAACAATTGAAGCATCTTTGAATTTTAGAGCAAATGTAGACAGCTTCTCGCTTGTTTCACTAGCACTATTCACACACGCGAATGTGATCCCTTTTTTGTCCATATTTGCCAGCTTCATTTCAGGAAATAGATTAGCATTCAAAATCAATCGATAATTTCCTCTGGATCTCATAACCAGTCTAGCTTTTTTCACTTCTGTTGTAGACACATTGACCTTGATTTCTCCCTTCCCCCGCTCCTTCCACCCTCCATCAAGATATTCAAATAATACAGAATCAGCTGTAAAGATAGGCTTCTCATTCTCCTCTCCTGTTTCAACAGAAACCTCCTGCATGGAAGGGAACCCAGCAGCCCCCCCTTCCGACTTATTCACAGCGGATGTCCCTGAGTTACCAAAAAGGGAAACACTTCCATTATTAGAACTACCAAAACTGAAAGAAGGCTGATCACTTTTCACTCCAAAAGGAGAGCCAGAGTCCTCTTTTGAAATGGCTCCAAATGAGAATGTAGACCCAGAAAATCCAGTTCCAGCAAGTCCAGTGAAAGCATTTTGGCTACTAGAAAGTTGTTGGAATGAGCTAAAAGATGGGGTTTCGGCACTCTTCTCACCAACCTCATTGCCATTGGgcttttcatcttcattctctgttttctcaCCTTCGGCATCTTTGCCAATTTCATTCTCCACCTTGGCAGTGGCTGTTTCTTCCTTGGCTTCATCCTTAGTCTTCTCAGGTTCAGCTGCCTCCTTGTCAGCTGATTCAAGTTTTTCAGGCTCATTCTCAGTATTATTTTTGTCAACAGTTGATACAGCCTCTGAGTCATCAATCTTGTTTTCTGATTCTTTATCATTCTCAGTACTTTTCCCTTGTGCTTCATTGTTCACATCAGCTTTTGTCTCCTCAGTTTCCTCGTTCACAACAGCTTTTGTCTCATCACTTTCCTTGTTCACATCAGCTTTTGCCTCCTCAGTTTTCTCGTTCGCATCCTGTTTTTCTTCCACCTTGTCTGATTTTGCACCTTCTGCTTTATCTGTGGCTTCCACGGGAGCAGGAGCAGTAGCAGGTGAAACCAAGCGTATCCCAGCAAAAGGGTTAGAGGAAGGAGCAGAAGGGGTTGATGATGTCTGTTGGCGGCGAACTCTCACAATTCTTCTACTTGCCATGACCTCATCACTTGCCTTCTTGAAAGTTCCAGTCTCTAGCTCAGATGTctcctcatcatcatctagACCAGGGTTATCTCGTGATATCTCCCTCCCGGCAGCCCTCTTTTTTGAGGGTGGAAGAGCATTTTCAGCATCCCCCATTTGGATGTAGAAAGACACGAAACGTTTTCACAAAAAGAAAGAACTCAACAGCTGTAAGAAatcacaaaacaaaaaaacaaaaaataaaaagcaggTAAATAAAGGTTAAATGCTCTTATCAGAATGAGAATAAAGTAGGGATagctgagaaaaaaaaaaaagaagagtacAGCGCAGCACAGTGAGATTGAACTTGGTAAAACTCAAGAAACAAAACAAGTTTTCCCATTTATTAACAATTTCATCAAGATCAGCAATGATTCAAAATTAATGGCATATTAATACCACAGCTATTGGTCCTACCCAcacatatatatcaattttaaagGGATACATTGATGATGTTGAGCAAATGTTGCATTTATTCCCATCACATAAACACATTTGTAGTAATGGCAAAATCTTATGCATTTACAagccaaaatattaaaaatccaTACTCCTCATATCCATAATCAAGCACCCTATTCACTTTCACATacatttgaatttattttttttaattccatttgaAGTCTTCCAGCTATAAAAAATGGAAATTGTTATACCAAGAAAGAGGTCATAATGAAGTGAAAAAACAGAAATTTGAACGTACATTGCTGAACATGGACAGGAATGGTAGTAAGATATTAAAACTACTTCAATTCATAATTTGAATGGTGGTTTAACAGTGAATTTCTGACTGACTACTCTTGctcaaatatttgattgaatATAAGCTAACAAATCTACaccccaaaattaaaataagccACAGAAGAAAGACCTATGAGCATAAACCTAAAGTGTAGTGACTCCACAGGACAACTAATGGTCTAaccaaaaacagaaaaagaaacaacaaattGATAAGGTTTTCAATCCAATCAATTAAACCCAACAAATAATCCTAGGTAGTTAACCCAACTAATAATTCTGACTAAATCACAATACCAGGTACAAACTATTACAGCAAATCTTCCCCACTATTCACTGTATAAATctcgtgaatatatatatatatatatatatatatatatatatataaacaagtaTCGAAAAGAAGAAAGGGCTTAGCTGGCCTTGACTAAACTTCCTCAAACCGAACACCAACTTCATTTTCCAGGTATAAACACAAAACATCCCGAGTAAACCCAAAATCTATGATATACAACGAATCTCTAAACCATTAACCATAAGGCCCCGAATTTGataattgaaaaaacaaaaatcactttataagaaatgaaaataaaaggacCAGCTTACCTTCCACGCAAATCAGAAGGGAAACGTAAACGAATAAGAcgatataaataaatacatggaaaagaataaagagtgaagatggagatggagatttACCTTGGGAAATTTGAGCTTATTGGAGGTGATGACGAAGAAGAACCAGTTCATTTGATTAGGGAATATATAAAACCCTAGACCAGGGAATAAAACAATGggcttttttttatttttatttaaaaaatttgaatttggaaATTGGAAGGAGTAAAATCTAAAATTGGATAAAGGGAGCATTCAGAAATGAAGATGAAGGACAAGTGTCGCAATCTAACTTCCAAAACAATTATTGGCCACTCTGCTCTCTGGGCTTTTCATTTAAGGCTATGATTAAATATGGGGTGGAGGAGTGCTTGGGCTATCTACAAATGCACAATACCACATGGGCTGGGCTGGGCTGGGCTGAAACTTTAACTATGAAACCCAACCAacattatcaaattaatcaaccAATCTCACTACTCCacattaggtttttttttttatttttaattttttttaaagaagttaTTCAATTCGCATCCTACCCCTaaatggcaaattattttgtggacacGGGTCTACCTTACTAGGTGGACTCGAGTCCAATGATACACAaattacatactaaatgttcacaatttacattttaaaaattcacaatttgttatGATCATATATTGTATTCGCAAATTCTCAAAACTTAGaaacaatttatattctagaaatacacaatttaggatcgtgatccaccttgcaaggtggacctaattcatggtataacaattatacccatatatatatatatatatatatatatattaaaacaaaagtatCATTTTCCTGCTCATTTtagaccaaaaaataaataaatttgaaatttgaaatcagtcaacattacaatatttaacaaaattaaatcatatttaagtgAAGACCTAAATTcgatacacgtatatatatatatatataaagcttaccaaataaagtcattacaGAGAGAGAATGTATCACATCCTCTCTGAATCCGATTCACTGTCCAAGACATCCTCCCCAATGATGACTAATCGGTCGTCGGAGTATCAAGAAATTCTGCTGCGTAGTACCaagaaattgaaaagagggCGCGAATCGGCTGAACCTAGTGGTTAGCAACCTTCAATAGagattggccctgtttggtaaatggctgttagctgattgggttagaaggtatgatttgttgataatattggctgattgtagaaagttgtttgatagattagctgttagctgatagctgtttggtataatttcttttctcaaaaagttaattgaaaaggctgctttgagtagccttttgaattttagcattttgaagttacaaaaatcttattaaccaaacaactaatagtggtcaaataagccaaaattggctcataggctgattatttactaaACAGGGCCATTGTCCAGGAAACACCAATGAATACAGACACGCTTCCATCGCAAGAAGGCCACTGAAATGCACCAAAGTCTCAAGGAAACCAGTCTTGGATGAATAACGGGCCCAGCCATTTATGCACTAGGGTTTGAAGCAGTTTGACTGTTTGAGAAGATGAGGTTGGAACACAATTGCAGTCTTTCATCTGTTTTGCTTACGCCAGTCATTCGAGCTTGTGCTACGCTAATTGATCTGAGAAGAGAGAAATGGATACATTGTCAAactgttaaaatgatttttttaaattaaaaataaaagagaaaataacaAATTTACCCTTAAGTTAGTTCACTTGCCAGAAAAGCCGGTGGCCGGAATTTGATTTGAATGACCAAAtgttagaaatttaaaattcatgggaccaaatttagaaattttaataatcaaaaACCAAATGTGAAAATAGTCTCATACTCGTGtgatcaaaagtgaaaattacACCATCTAGATTAGTGCTACTGCGTGATAGTATACTTATACTCCGTATCTATTTGTTGACGAGGGAGGCTTTGGCATTGGAGGTTTAAGCCTTCAGCATCAAAACGGGATGAATTAATCTTTTCTTCTTAATATGAAAAGTGTAAAAGACTGGGTCGCGAAGATTCTGACAGAACTTGGGGCAACAAGCTGGCTTAGTGGCTCCTAATCTCTGGCGCAATGCATAATTACCGTTGGTTAACCGATTCAATCATGGAGACTGGAGAGTGGAACAAACAATATACTAGTAATAAAGGTTAAAACGATCCACCCTATCCGCACTTTTCCTATAACATAATACTCGTATgtgttctacattcacaaagGCATTTAAGAATTTCAAAGAATATCATACTGTATTAATTAAAACAACTATGGGGGGCATCTAAGCTACAGAGTATTTAATAACTGAAGCTCAAAACAATTGTCTACTGTATGTTGTTGAAAAAACTCATTGCTACAAAATCACACCACAGCCAAGCCAAGCCAAGCAAACATCCGGTTCCTGTTCACCTTTACCTTTTTAAGACAGATTGATTGATGGAAAGTCTGGAATAAAACGGCTGTCGTCAGCTGATAAGGGTAGGGTTAACAACGCACGCCAACACAAACAAATCAAAGTTGTACTTCTGTCTCTAAAATGGAATAACAATTTCTTACCTTAGGAATGAATTACATACAGCTGGAACCGATTGCATGGACTGGAATCAGTGATGTGTAAGCACTGCCAAAACaacaaaacagaaaaagaaTAAGTAAGGTTTCATCACAATACACATAAAACACCtacaagaaattatattaaaatagaggaaaaaaatCTATGCAAATAAAGTATACTACTATCAAACTTAACAACAAGAAACAGATTGATGAGATCATATTTCAAAACAGCATAAACAGACAGACAAGGaatgaaaaacaaagaaacCAAATTCAGAACCTAAAGATGCTGTGCAATATATTCTACATACTATGTGGAAGGTGGTCTTACAAATCCTACAAACTTCCCAACcagaaaattataatagtatATGAACTCCTAGGTTTTTGTGACAAGttcaataacaaaaaattatttcctgtagTTTACACACTAAGAAACCATTATAAAAAAACTTGCAaatattttcgtaaataaaaatgatatcagcaatattaaatatgaataaaaaatttgtagGAAAAGAAAGAGTGGGAAAAAAACTTGGAATGCAGGTATGGGAGTTTGAAGCAGCGGCtaaaagaaattgaattaatcacCAGCGACAAAACTACGATTTTCACACCAGCCCAACCAATTGCTTTTAAGCTGACTGTTTTCCTTCATTATTCATACCCCACTCTTCATCAGCATCGTTTCCATTAACAAGCACACCATCTGTTGATTCAGCATCCACCACAACAGCCTCTTCTTGGCCATCTTCATGCCCCTCTGGTTGAATATCATCTTGCTCCAGCTGCTGTTCCTCACCTTCATTCTGTTCTGCAGCCTGTACATggaaattgaaaagaaattttCAACTTGGGGCTAAACAAATAAAACCAAACTAGTATATAAAAGTTTATGAAAGATTCCTAACTGTTGGTAAAGGACAAGAAATTAAGTTGAGAATGGAACTGTTTAGGTTGTATAAAATGCATTAAGAAAGTAGAACAAAGAACAGGAACCAGGGGTTAGAAATCAGCATCTTTGCACTTAGCCAATCACATGAAGAGAATTaggttttctttttgttaaaaATGTATACCCCATGATCCAATTCTCCATTTTCAAGGGGTTCCTCTTCATCCATCCTCATATTCCTGAAAGCCTCCACAAGGTTGACTGCAGATCTATCAGCATGATTTAAATATTCGGCTGCTGGTGGGTAGATACCTCTGCGGAGCAAGTGACAACACCAGAATTACAAAAGCACCACAAAAAGAGTTTGCATAACAGATTTCTAATACAGCACATGAACAAATTTACTTGATTACAGAGTACAGTCAAACACATTTCTAACTTCATCCATTTCAAGCCCTTGTACAAATCAGAGGTTGAGGTGAAGAAAAGGGAACAGCAAAGCATATCTTCACATACTAATACAGAGAAGGGAAAAAAGAAACAGGAGAGTGAATAGCAGTATGATGTATACCTGGTCTCTGCAACGCTAGATTCAACAGCAAGTGCAACTTGCCAATCCTCAAACAAGTTAGGATATTCTTGAGGATCAGCCAAAGCCTCAGCAGCTTTCTGGTTGACCTGCACAATTGCACATCATAATTCATTCACTGAACCAGGtcaaaacattttttaaaaacaaaacccttCTCCAAATGGAGTTTTCATGTTAAAACCATTATCAGAATTCCATTTACATCCAACAAAGACTATTTAAGGGTCAgtttggaaagcaagaaaatgttttctggaaaatgagtcattttccggaaaacagcttcatttc
It includes:
- the LOC116010205 gene encoding nuclear pore complex protein NUP50B-like; the protein is MGDAENALPPSKKRAAGREISRDNPGLDDDEETSELETGTFKKASDEVMASRRIVRVRRQQTSSTPSAPSSNPFAGIRLVSPATAPAPVEATDKAEGAKSDKVEEKQDANEKTEEAKADVNKESDETKAVVNEETEETKADVNNEAQGKSTENDKESENKIDDSEAVSTVDKNNTENEPEKLESADKEAAEPEKTKDEAKEETATAKVENEIGKDAEGEKTENEDEKPNGNEVGEKSAETPSFSSFQQLSSSQNAFTGLAGTGFSGSTFSFGAISKEDSGSPFGVKSDQPSFSFGSSNNGSVSLFGNSGTSAVNKSEGGAAGFPSMQEVSVETGEENEKPIFTADSVLFEYLDGGWKERGKGEIKVNVSTTEVKKARLVMRSRGNYRLILNANLFPEMKLANMDKKGITFACVNSASETSEKLSTFALKFKDASIVEEFRAAVVEHKGGSGTPPAADSSLKTPENSPKAAEV